The Acropora palmata chromosome 10, jaAcrPala1.3, whole genome shotgun sequence genome contains a region encoding:
- the LOC141895062 gene encoding uncharacterized protein LOC141895062, which yields MAAGENCFAPKLNENEVVELIENGTPGNIEKASKYGMKIFQGTDGKSFAGFRACYCQDGYFRRHMFNSCEPCAKYAGLKCQNDSFSLQPEYWWKWENATNKKYFISFREALMKDLPVEHNSIFEYPYPLPQAHKCPRPESCLGGMDSNCSQGYEGPLCDVCQQGYYKQLKTCSKCPSKNWMIGQLCLIAAAIFVITVVVVWRSKKQIKKKKGPSLGDLILSKMKIVIGFYQVTFGVIEAFAFIKWPESLTFIGKCSEVLQLNVLHIAPIHCLFPNLKIDAFGRLYAILSINAAVITFGFTVYGIRKVLITKKSFESQEEKVKKISETKQMVYKGVFFVLYVTFLSTCSKTASVLPFACRTLCYTEKEEQCKSPGLWKHRKNLKVATQDDNDESTHSPCSTPEAVKGLSFLFQNFNIHRWFWEFVETARKVILTSGIVLLGAESRAYIAMALVLSGFYGMLFAHMKPIEDPSENSLMLSSLAVTYVNLVIGAVSRIPEEEALDTLYPNLEKVLFDVLVIGANVLVIGILFIQYGIYIYRFFQKWRTNPQWSFSCCLALLLPLNDLHQEIRGMTGRNILQQQLQSGNVSMPSVSGALKESGAVSFDLTSIQEHIRETSGSPSQETDTGSKKEGTTVQGASSTGEEQLKNVHQQKKQTMTGRNKLKQQLQTGNAVP from the exons GGCTTGTTACTGTCAAGACGGATATTTCCGAAGACACATGTTCAACAGTTGCGAGCCTTGTGCGAAGTATGCTGGATTGAAATGCCAAAATGATTCCTTTTCTCTTCAACCAGAATACTGGTGGAAATGGGAGAATGCGacgaacaaaaaatatttcatatccTTTCGGGAGGCCCTGATGAAAGATTTGCCTGTTGAACACAACTCCATCTTTGAGTATCCATACCCTCTTCCTCAGGCACATAAATGCCCAAGACCAGAATCATGTTTGGGAGGCATGGACTCCAATTGTTCTCAAGGTTATGAAGGGCCATTGTGTGATGTGTGTCAGCAAGGATATTACAAACAGTTGAAGACGTGCAGCAAGTGCCCATCAAAGAATTGGATGATCGGACAGCTCTGTCTTATAGCGGCAGCAATTTTTGTAATAACTGTGGTTGTAGTTTGGAGAAGCAAGAAGCaaattaagaagaaaaagggtCCCTCCCTGGGTGATCTCATTCttagcaaaatgaaaattgtcattgGTTTCTATCAAGTCACCTTTGGAGTCATTGAGGCATTTGCATTCATAAAATGGCCAGAATCGCTTACATTTATCGGAAAATGTTCTGAGGTGCTGCAGCTCAATGTCCTCCATATCGCTCCAATCCACTGCCTCTTTCCAAATCTGAAAATAGATGCTTTTGGAAGATTGTATGCTATACTTAGTATAAATGCTGCAGTCATCACATTCGGATTCACTGTTTATGGCATCAGGAAAGTCTTAATAACCAAAAAAAGCTTCGAAAGCCAAgaagaaaaagtcaagaaaatttcagaaacaaAGCAGATGGTCTACAAAGGagtttttttcgttctttacGTAACCTTCCTAAGCACGTGCTCGAAGACAGCAAGTGTTCTTCCCTTTGCTTGTCGCACTCTTTGCTATACCGAAAAGGAAGAACAGTGTAAAAG CCCTGGTCTCTGGAAGCATCGCAAGAACCTGAAAGTAGCAACTCAAGATGATAACGATGAATCAACACATTCCCCTTGTTCAACTCCCGAAGCAGTCAAAGGATTGAGTTTTTTGTTCCAAAACTTCAACATTCACAGGTGGTTTTGGGAATTTGTTGAAACAGCTCGAAAAGTGATTCTTACATCTGGCATTGTCCTCTTGGGAGCGGAGAGCAGAGCTTACATTGCAATGGCTCTCGTTCTGTCCGGTTTCTATGGTATGCTTTTTGCTCACATGAAGCCGATAGAGGATCCCTCAGAGAATTCCTTGATGTTGTCTTCCCTTGCAGTCACGTACGTCAATCTCGTAATAGGTGCTGTAAGTAGAATCCCGGAAGAAGAGGCTCTGGACACATTGTACCCAAACCTGGAAAAAGTACTGTTCGACGTATTGGTGATTGGAGCTAATGTCTTGGTTATTGGAATTCTTTTCA tCCAATATGGCATATACATTTATCGCTTTTTTCAAAAGTGGCGTACAAACCCACAATGGTCTTTTTCCTGTTGCCTGGCGTTGCTTCTTCCTCTGAATGACCTCCATCAAGAGATACGAGGAATGACGGGAAGGAACATACTACAGCAACAGCTTCAAAGTGGCAACGTCAGCATGCCATCGGTGTCTGGTGCACTCAAGGAAAGTGGAGCAGTGAGCTTTGACCTTACAAGTATTCAGGAGCACATAAGAGAGACCAGTGGATCTCCATCTCAGGAAACGGACACTGGCTCGAAGAAAGAAGGAACAACTGTCCAGGGGGCATCTAGCACAGGAGAGGAACAGCTGAAGAACGTTCACCAACAGAAGAAGCAAACGATGACAGgaagaaataaattgaaacaacaaTTGCAAACTGGTAacgcagtgccgtag